Proteins from one Muntiacus reevesi chromosome X, mMunRee1.1, whole genome shotgun sequence genomic window:
- the LOC136154484 gene encoding uncharacterized protein CXorf49 homolog produces the protein MSSPDDEVSVSGAGFSSECGEQTSGLEAGSAGPQGPSLSPEAGALRSCEGEGGDGSPDPEGFESERELLEAGGPGLWGCEGRPGSPAADQGDTLQLADESVAAILQQLANLNLLGTRGYLSQESYVVGEVSALWNLEARPRSRGSATQRCGEAAQAEASPLHVGGNPKRGTRSRMNVAVDRQWPPSESQAELLSEPKSSDEFSEIERMRVSIYPKDGGQAMLNSPEDPGNTPRRLHVQGRENLLNVPGTCQSSAPQGLISVVEREGWQGGAEQEDTSPPKKMQSVLWGKGGSLPSYPGVAVVSVTAAAATGSRPRPTPRRKGVQEKKSLGGISKPAVERTFPSWGQGISATPLELATFPPISGIPLLGRSKKYALVPSGAEESKHTGAGKKPVARRARESVAAVAVSGADNDPNRDPFPKGQVTRNQLTMAQDRKGSSSHAEGRAVLGLHAVEPSIFLQEEQLLPPGPASCG, from the exons atgagctccccagatgatgaggTGTCTGTTTCGGGAGCGGGTTTCAGCTCAGAGTGTGGGGAGCAGACCAGCGGCCTTGAGGCCGGCTCCGCAGGCCCGCAGGGACCCAGCCTTAGCCCCGAGGCTGGGGCACTGCGAAGCTGCGAGGGTGAGGGCGGGGATGGCTCCCCAGACCCTGAGGGCTTCGAGTCAGAGCGGGAGCTGCTGGAAGCGGGAGGGCCAGGGCTGTGGGGCTGCGAAGGCCGGCCTGGGTCCCCGGCCGCCGATCAGGGGGAcaccctgcagctggctgacgagtcagtgGCGGCCATCCTGCAGCAGCTGGCCAACCTGAATTTGCTGGGCACCCGCGGTTACCTGTCCCAGGAGAGCTATGTGGTCGGCGAAGTGTCTGCCTTGTGGAATCTCGAGGCGCGTCCCCGCAGTCGAGGCAGTGCCACCCAGAGGTGTGGGGAAGCGGCACAGGCTGAGGCCAGCCCTCTCCACGTGGGTGGGAACCCTAAGAGAGGCACTAGAAGTAGGATGAATGTGGCTGTGGATCGCCAGTGGCCCCCCTCAGAAAGCCAAGCTGAGCTGCTGTCCGAACCCAAGTCCTCTGATGAGTTCAGTGAGATAGAGCGgatgagggtgagcatttatcccaaagaCGGAGGCCAGGCCATGCTCAACAGCCCTGAGGATCCTGGGAACACACCCAGACGCTTGCATGTCCAAGGCAGGGAGAATCTCCTTAACGTGCCAGGCACTTGCCAGTCCTCGGCTCCACAAGGATTAATTTCGGTTGTGGAAAGGGAGGGCTGGCAGGGCggtgcagagcaggaggacacctctccccctaagaaaatgcagagtgtgctctgggggaaggggggcagccTGCCCAGCTACCCGGGAGTGGCAGTAGTATCAGTTACTGCAGCTGCCGCTACAGGCAGCAGGCCGCGGCCCACTCCTaggaggaagggggtccaggagaagaaATCCCTTGGGGGCATCTCCAAACCTGCTGTGGAGagaaccttcccttcctgggggcagggaatCTCGGCCACTCCCCTGGAACTGGCCACCTTTCCCCCAATCTCTGGCATCCCACTACTCGGGAGGTCCAAGAAGTATGCCTTGGTCCCTTCGGGAGCTGAAGAGTCCAAGCACACCGGCGCTGGGAAGAAACCCGTGGCTCGGCGGGCCCGGGAGTCGGTGGCAGCAGTGGCGGTGTCAGGAGCAGACAACGACCCAAATAGAGACCCATTCCCAAAAGGCCAA GTGACCAGGAACCAACTGACCATGGCCCAAGACCgaaaaggcagcagcagccacgCAGAAGGCAGGGCTGTCCTCGG cctccatgcg GTTGAGCCCAGTATCTTCCTGCAAGAGGAGCAGCTGTTACCTCCCGGGCCGGCGAGCTGCGGCTAA